A window of Thermosynechococcus sp. NK55a contains these coding sequences:
- a CDS encoding RluA family pseudouridine synthase, producing the protein MTTSLTFRVEKGGDRLDAFLAQQHPEFSRSRWQQLIQRGHVRLNGQVCDRKNQPLSGGEVLEVVLPTPEPLDLVPEPLPLSILYEDEELLILNKPVDLVVHPAPGHSHGTLVHGLLAHCPDLTGIGGVQRPGIVHRLDKDTSGVMVVAKTAFALHHLQQQLKTRQMQRHYLGVVYGQPPEDSGTIMTPMGRHPVDRKKMAVVPPEKGRTAITHWYVKERFRHCALVEFRLETGRTHQIRVHAAHLGWPLLGDPLYGRGSPLKVKLPGQALHAYRLQLQHPRSGEEIVAIAPLPGHLEKLLRILRQQALNQG; encoded by the coding sequence ATGACGACATCGCTAACCTTCAGGGTCGAAAAGGGGGGCGATCGCCTCGATGCGTTCCTTGCCCAACAGCATCCTGAGTTCTCGCGATCGCGCTGGCAGCAGTTAATCCAACGGGGCCACGTACGCCTCAATGGTCAAGTTTGCGATCGCAAAAATCAGCCCCTCAGTGGTGGTGAGGTACTGGAGGTGGTGCTCCCTACGCCAGAGCCATTGGATCTAGTCCCTGAACCCCTGCCCCTGAGTATTCTCTACGAGGATGAGGAGTTACTGATTCTCAATAAACCCGTGGATTTAGTGGTGCATCCTGCCCCCGGTCATAGCCACGGCACGCTAGTTCACGGCTTATTAGCTCATTGTCCTGATTTGACGGGCATTGGTGGTGTCCAGCGACCAGGGATTGTGCATCGCCTAGACAAAGACACCTCTGGGGTGATGGTTGTCGCCAAAACAGCGTTTGCCCTACACCATTTGCAACAGCAATTGAAAACGCGGCAAATGCAGCGCCACTACCTTGGTGTTGTCTATGGCCAACCCCCCGAGGACAGTGGAACCATCATGACGCCCATGGGTCGTCACCCGGTGGATCGCAAAAAGATGGCGGTAGTGCCCCCTGAAAAAGGCCGCACTGCCATTACCCACTGGTACGTGAAGGAGCGCTTTCGCCACTGTGCGCTTGTGGAGTTTCGCCTAGAAACGGGGCGCACCCATCAAATCCGCGTCCATGCGGCCCATTTAGGTTGGCCGCTGTTGGGGGATCCCCTCTATGGCCGCGGCAGCCCCCTAAAAGTGAAGCTTCCCGGCCAAGCTCTCCATGCCTATCGCTTACAATTGCAGCATCCCCGGAGTGGCGAAGAGATTGTGGCGATCGCTCCTCTCCCAGGGCATTTAGAAAAACTACTGCGAATATTGCGCCAGCAAGCCCTCAATCAAGGTTGA
- a CDS encoding PrsW family glutamic-type intramembrane protease, translated as MTRVLMNCDRSPLNPTLKYAGVLRQVSPERGQFWLSQEDVTIIGRDPDTCHIVLDAHIYTSVSRHHAQFTCQKRGAIPVWAIADLGSVNGTYVNQQRVETLTVLNAGDRIQLGRQGPEFVLEYLPLTEVVSTQPDQPLTLTQLLPIFAIHPDWVRKAYLVPGMVTVIAVILLFATAGSPDAFKVILALYLGSAAYYFIYQLCGKPKPIWVLLGTLTLEILILQSPILPVMIYLFRTVLPGQLHPPHPSFWVLFSRNFIGAGLMEELLKALPIGVAYGVGRWLPSPWKQKVGVWEPLDGILLGAAAGLGFTWTETLGQYVPSIAGQFGNLAGLQVLIPRVLGSLTGHMAYTGYLGYCVGLSVLRPRRAALILTVGLGFAAGLHALWNTAAARFGPMGLAVVGIVAYVFLTAAILKARQLSPTRSQNFATRFYGYR; from the coding sequence TTGACACGGGTACTAATGAATTGCGATCGCTCTCCCCTCAATCCAACCCTGAAGTATGCGGGTGTGCTGCGACAAGTCTCCCCTGAAAGGGGGCAGTTTTGGCTCTCCCAAGAGGATGTGACGATCATTGGCCGCGATCCCGATACTTGTCATATTGTCCTTGACGCTCACATCTATACCTCTGTTTCTCGCCACCATGCCCAATTCACCTGTCAAAAGCGGGGCGCGATTCCCGTGTGGGCGATCGCTGACCTGGGGAGTGTCAATGGTACCTATGTCAATCAACAGCGGGTGGAAACCTTAACTGTGCTCAATGCGGGCGATCGCATTCAATTAGGACGCCAAGGACCCGAATTTGTCCTCGAATACCTACCCCTGACCGAAGTCGTGAGCACCCAGCCCGATCAACCCCTCACCCTCACCCAACTCCTGCCTATTTTTGCGATTCATCCCGACTGGGTACGCAAAGCCTATCTGGTACCGGGGATGGTTACTGTTATTGCGGTCATCCTACTCTTTGCCACTGCCGGCTCCCCCGATGCCTTCAAAGTCATCTTGGCGCTCTACTTAGGGAGTGCTGCCTATTACTTCATCTATCAACTCTGTGGCAAACCCAAACCGATATGGGTTTTACTAGGCACCTTGACGCTGGAAATTTTGATTCTCCAAAGCCCGATTTTGCCAGTCATGATCTATCTTTTCCGCACCGTCTTACCCGGCCAACTGCATCCGCCCCATCCTTCATTTTGGGTGTTATTCAGCCGTAACTTCATTGGTGCCGGATTAATGGAAGAGCTACTCAAGGCCTTACCAATTGGCGTGGCCTATGGGGTGGGGCGATGGCTCCCTAGTCCGTGGAAACAAAAGGTGGGCGTATGGGAACCCCTAGATGGCATTCTTTTGGGAGCGGCTGCTGGCCTCGGTTTTACGTGGACAGAAACCCTTGGGCAGTACGTCCCCAGTATTGCAGGTCAATTTGGTAATTTAGCCGGTCTGCAAGTGCTCATTCCGCGGGTGTTAGGTTCATTGACGGGACATATGGCCTATACGGGCTATTTAGGCTATTGTGTGGGGCTGAGTGTCTTGCGACCCCGTCGCGCTGCCTTGATTTTAACCGTTGGCCTTGGTTTTGCCGCCGGCCTCCACGCCCTTTGGAATACGGCTGCTGCCCGTTTTGGTCCGATGGGTTTGGCAGTGGTGGGGATTGTCGCCTATGTCTTTCTCACCGCTGCTATTTTGAAAGCACGTCAACTGTCCCCTACCCGATCGCAAAACTTTGCCACCCGCTTTTATGGGTACCGTTAG
- a CDS encoding histidine phosphatase family protein: MAQWDAQACCLSIAKEKPLSTRVIIVRHGESTFNVQERVQGHSDASALTERGRWMAAQVGLALRGIPIRKIYTSPLKRAKETAEVIHAQLQNTELKPPHSLDLLKEIALPAWEDLPFAEVKARFPEDYRRWQEAPDTLMMKITTESGQTKEFFPLLDLYDRADMVLERLLAAHANETIVIVGHSGMNRALICTGLGLGVKGYLRLQQANGGISVLNFSNGLRQPAQLEALNLTSHLNDPFPQPRFKEQTLRVFLVRHGETDWNRAGRFQGQMDVPLNENGRAQAAAVAEFLKDVPFHHALSSPLLRPKDTALAILQYHPNVQLELEPALAEISHGDWEGKFEPEVEAAYPGELERWRTTPALVQMPNGENLEQVRDRVVKAWELWLQRWKTNAPTPHNVLVVAHDATNKVLLCHIVGLGIENFWLFKQGNGSVTVIDYPLKGGLPRLQAVNITTHLGGVLDRTAAGAL, encoded by the coding sequence ATGGCACAGTGGGATGCCCAAGCTTGTTGTCTGTCAATCGCTAAGGAGAAACCTCTGAGTACCCGAGTCATTATTGTCCGCCACGGTGAAAGCACGTTTAATGTCCAAGAGCGGGTGCAAGGTCACAGTGATGCCTCTGCGCTCACGGAGCGCGGTCGTTGGATGGCGGCCCAAGTGGGTCTAGCGCTGCGGGGTATTCCCATTCGCAAAATTTACACCAGTCCCCTGAAACGGGCAAAGGAAACCGCAGAGGTCATCCATGCTCAGCTCCAAAACACCGAACTCAAGCCACCCCATTCCCTTGATCTGCTCAAAGAGATTGCGCTGCCAGCTTGGGAAGATCTCCCCTTTGCCGAAGTGAAGGCTCGGTTTCCAGAGGACTATCGCCGCTGGCAGGAAGCCCCAGACACTTTGATGATGAAAATCACCACAGAAAGTGGCCAAACCAAGGAGTTTTTCCCGCTACTGGATCTCTACGATCGCGCGGACATGGTCTTGGAAAGGCTGCTAGCGGCTCACGCCAATGAAACGATTGTCATTGTGGGGCATAGTGGCATGAACCGTGCCTTGATCTGCACGGGCCTCGGCTTGGGGGTCAAGGGTTACCTGCGGCTGCAGCAGGCCAATGGTGGCATTAGTGTCTTAAATTTCAGCAACGGCTTGCGGCAACCCGCTCAACTGGAAGCTCTCAATCTCACTAGCCATCTCAATGATCCCTTTCCACAGCCCCGCTTCAAGGAGCAAACGCTGCGGGTCTTTCTTGTCCGCCACGGTGAAACGGACTGGAACCGTGCAGGACGCTTCCAAGGGCAAATGGATGTGCCCCTCAATGAAAATGGCCGTGCCCAAGCGGCGGCAGTGGCTGAGTTTCTCAAGGATGTCCCCTTCCACCATGCCTTGAGTAGTCCACTCCTGCGTCCCAAGGATACGGCCTTGGCAATTTTGCAGTACCACCCCAATGTGCAGCTGGAGTTAGAGCCAGCCCTTGCAGAGATTAGCCATGGGGACTGGGAGGGCAAGTTTGAACCCGAGGTGGAGGCGGCCTACCCGGGTGAACTGGAACGTTGGCGGACCACCCCTGCCCTTGTACAAATGCCCAATGGCGAAAACCTCGAACAGGTGCGCGATCGCGTGGTCAAGGCCTGGGAACTCTGGCTGCAGCGCTGGAAAACCAATGCTCCCACCCCCCACAATGTCTTGGTCGTGGCCCACGATGCCACCAATAAGGTCTTGCTCTGCCACATTGTTGGTCTTGGCATTGAAAACTTCTGGCTCTTTAAGCAGGGAAATGGCAGCGTCACGGTGATTGACTATCCCCTCAAGGGAGGTCTGCCGCGCTTGCAGGCAGTGAATATCACCACCCATTTGGGAGGGGTACTGGATCGGACGGCGGCGGGAGCGCTGTAG
- the hisH gene encoding imidazole glycerol phosphate synthase subunit HisH — protein sequence MGNLHSVSKALEVVGASPLISDRPSEIFAADAVVLPGVGAFDPAMAQLQERELVPVIEQIIAQGMPFLGICLGLQVLFECSEEGTEPGLGIFAGKVKRFQSEPGLTIPHMGWNQLTLTQSASPLWQHLPPSPWVYFVHSYFVAPEDPSLVAATVCHGRQTVTAAIARNNLFACQFHPEKSGAVGLQLLRNFVALAKD from the coding sequence ATGGGAAATTTGCACTCCGTCAGCAAAGCCCTTGAGGTCGTCGGCGCCAGCCCTCTCATTAGCGATCGCCCCTCGGAGATTTTCGCAGCGGATGCGGTGGTGCTTCCCGGCGTTGGTGCCTTTGATCCCGCCATGGCTCAGCTTCAAGAGCGAGAACTGGTGCCCGTCATTGAGCAGATCATTGCGCAGGGAATGCCCTTTTTGGGGATTTGCCTTGGTCTCCAAGTGCTCTTTGAATGTAGTGAAGAGGGAACAGAACCTGGCCTTGGTATTTTTGCAGGCAAAGTCAAACGCTTTCAGTCTGAACCCGGCCTCACAATCCCCCACATGGGCTGGAACCAACTGACCTTGACGCAATCCGCCTCTCCCCTTTGGCAACATCTACCACCGAGCCCTTGGGTCTATTTTGTCCACTCCTACTTTGTTGCCCCTGAGGATCCTTCATTAGTGGCGGCAACGGTGTGCCATGGTCGGCAAACGGTAACGGCAGCGATCGCCCGCAACAATCTATTTGCTTGTCAATTTCACCCCGAAAAGTCCGGTGCGGTGGGTCTGCAATTACTGCGCAACTTTGTTGCCTTGGCCAAAGATTGA
- a CDS encoding photosystem II reaction center protein T, translating into METITYVFIFACIIALFFFAIFFREPPRITKK; encoded by the coding sequence ATGGAAACCATCACCTACGTTTTCATCTTTGCCTGCATTATCGCCCTGTTCTTCTTTGCCATCTTCTTTCGTGAGCCGCCGCGGATCACTAAGAAGTAG
- a CDS encoding dihydroorotase, with the protein MVWRLLQQVRLLDPVNRQDQRADVLLEEDQLVAIAPAAIPPDAEVIDASDWVLAPPLVDLYSHSGQPGYEARETLDSLLAAAAAGGVQYLNLLPTTEPVIDDPALWQALQRQIPPTAWPQVRVWGALTQGCKGAALTNLAELAASGVVGFCDDRGLTHWPLVQRALTYVQPLGKPVALWPFDSALAAKGVARQSGVATRLGLAEQLVCCETIPLLAILELARTVSTPIHLMRLSTARSVEILAKDKPEQVSASVCWLHLLFEVEDLANYDPNLRLDPPLGTASDRQALIEGIKTGIIEAIAIDHTPLLYEEKMVSFAEALPGAIGLELALPALWQELVAKEYVSALQLWHALSTAPARILGMEPPRLEPHSRNFVLFDSSVTWTVTPQSLRSRARNTPFWQQSLRGQLVPFSPSIRSGRTHRSNSSAVR; encoded by the coding sequence ATGGTGTGGCGATTGTTGCAACAGGTGCGGCTGCTGGATCCCGTCAACCGCCAAGACCAACGCGCGGATGTGCTGCTAGAAGAGGATCAACTGGTGGCGATCGCCCCCGCAGCGATTCCCCCGGATGCCGAAGTTATTGATGCCTCAGACTGGGTTTTGGCACCGCCTCTGGTGGATCTCTACAGCCACAGTGGTCAACCGGGCTACGAGGCACGAGAAACCCTAGATAGCCTTTTGGCCGCCGCTGCTGCCGGGGGGGTGCAGTATTTAAACCTATTGCCCACCACGGAACCTGTGATTGATGATCCTGCCCTTTGGCAAGCACTACAACGGCAGATACCCCCCACCGCTTGGCCACAGGTACGGGTTTGGGGCGCACTCACCCAAGGATGCAAGGGAGCCGCCCTAACGAATTTAGCTGAACTGGCGGCCAGTGGTGTGGTTGGTTTTTGTGATGACCGCGGCTTGACCCATTGGCCCTTAGTACAGCGGGCACTAACCTATGTCCAGCCCCTGGGAAAACCCGTTGCCCTTTGGCCCTTTGATTCGGCCTTGGCGGCGAAGGGTGTGGCGCGGCAAAGTGGGGTTGCCACGCGTTTAGGCTTGGCGGAGCAACTGGTCTGCTGTGAAACCATTCCGCTATTGGCGATTTTGGAATTGGCACGCACGGTCTCAACGCCGATTCACCTAATGCGCCTGTCAACCGCTCGCAGTGTCGAGATTCTCGCTAAGGACAAACCCGAACAGGTGAGTGCCAGTGTGTGTTGGTTGCATCTACTTTTTGAGGTTGAGGACTTAGCCAACTACGATCCGAATCTCCGCCTTGACCCACCCCTAGGAACGGCCAGCGATCGCCAAGCGTTGATTGAAGGCATCAAAACGGGAATCATTGAGGCGATCGCCATTGACCACACCCCCCTGCTCTACGAAGAAAAAATGGTTTCCTTTGCCGAGGCACTCCCCGGCGCCATTGGCCTTGAATTAGCCCTACCGGCTCTGTGGCAGGAACTGGTTGCCAAGGAGTACGTGAGCGCCCTGCAGCTTTGGCACGCCCTCAGCACGGCACCGGCGCGTATTTTGGGCATGGAGCCACCCCGCCTAGAACCCCACAGTCGCAACTTTGTTCTCTTTGATTCCAGCGTTACTTGGACAGTCACGCCCCAAAGCCTGCGATCGCGCGCTCGCAACACCCCTTTTTGGCAACAATCCCTGCGGGGTCAACTGGTGCCCTTTTCGCCAAGCATCCGCTCTGGTCGTACCCACCGGTCAAACTCCTCAGCAGTGAGATAG
- the psbB gene encoding photosystem II chlorophyll-binding protein CP47 codes for MGLPWYRVHTVLINDPGRLIAAHLMHTALVAGWAGSMALYELAIFDPSDPVLNPMWRQGMFVLPFMARLGVTGSWSGWSITGETGIDPGFWSFEGVALAHIVLSGLLFLAACWHWVYWDLELFRDPRTGEPALDLPKMFGIHLFLAGLLCFSFGAFHLTGLFGPGMWVSDPYGLTGSVQPVAPEWGPDGFNPYNPGGVVAHHIAAGIVGIIAGLFHILVRPPQRLYKALRMGNIETVLSSSIAAVFFAAFVVAGTMWYGSATTPIELFGPTRYQWDSSYFQQEINRRVQASLASGATLEEAWSAIPEKLAFYDYIGNNPAKGGLFRTGPMNKGDGIAQAWKGHAVFRNKEGEELFVRRMPAFFETFPVILTDKNGVVKADIPFRRAESKYSFEQQGVTVSFYGGELNGQTFTDPPTVKSYARKAIFGEIFEFDQETLNSDGIFRTSPRGWFTFAHAVFALLFFFGHIWHGARTLFRDVFSGIDPELSPEQVEWGFYQKVGDVTTRRKEAV; via the coding sequence ATGGGACTACCCTGGTACCGAGTCCACACTGTCCTGATCAATGATCCAGGGCGGTTGATTGCGGCCCACCTGATGCACACGGCATTGGTCGCCGGTTGGGCAGGGTCGATGGCTCTTTATGAGCTCGCTATTTTTGATCCCAGTGATCCCGTTCTCAACCCCATGTGGCGGCAGGGAATGTTTGTGCTGCCCTTTATGGCACGGTTGGGGGTCACGGGGTCTTGGAGCGGTTGGAGCATTACTGGCGAAACGGGGATTGACCCCGGTTTCTGGAGCTTTGAGGGGGTTGCCCTAGCCCACATCGTCCTGTCGGGTCTGTTATTCTTGGCAGCCTGTTGGCACTGGGTCTATTGGGATCTCGAACTCTTTCGTGATCCTCGCACCGGTGAGCCTGCCCTCGATTTGCCGAAAATGTTCGGGATTCACCTGTTCCTTGCTGGTCTGCTGTGCTTTAGCTTTGGCGCCTTTCACCTGACGGGTCTGTTTGGCCCTGGGATGTGGGTTTCTGACCCCTATGGCTTGACGGGCAGCGTCCAGCCTGTTGCCCCCGAATGGGGACCCGATGGCTTTAACCCCTACAATCCCGGTGGTGTTGTGGCTCACCATATCGCCGCAGGCATTGTCGGTATTATTGCTGGCCTCTTTCACATACTGGTGCGTCCACCCCAGCGGCTTTACAAAGCTCTGCGCATGGGGAATATCGAAACCGTCCTCTCCAGCAGTATTGCGGCCGTCTTCTTTGCCGCCTTTGTCGTTGCTGGCACGATGTGGTATGGCAGTGCCACCACGCCCATTGAACTCTTTGGGCCGACTCGCTATCAGTGGGACAGTAGCTACTTCCAACAGGAAATTAACCGGCGCGTGCAGGCCTCTCTCGCCAGTGGCGCCACCCTGGAAGAAGCTTGGTCGGCTATTCCAGAGAAACTGGCCTTCTACGATTACATTGGCAATAACCCCGCTAAAGGTGGTCTCTTCCGTACTGGCCCGATGAATAAAGGGGATGGAATTGCCCAAGCTTGGAAAGGCCATGCCGTCTTCCGCAACAAAGAGGGTGAAGAACTCTTTGTGCGTCGGATGCCTGCCTTCTTTGAAACCTTCCCGGTCATCCTCACCGATAAAAACGGCGTTGTCAAAGCCGACATTCCCTTCCGTCGTGCGGAGTCGAAGTATAGCTTTGAGCAACAGGGGGTTACCGTCAGCTTCTACGGTGGTGAATTGAACGGCCAAACCTTCACTGATCCACCCACCGTCAAGAGCTATGCCCGTAAGGCCATCTTCGGTGAGATCTTCGAATTCGATCAGGAAACCCTGAACTCCGACGGGATTTTCCGCACCAGTCCCCGTGGCTGGTTCACCTTTGCCCATGCGGTGTTTGCCTTGCTCTTCTTCTTTGGTCACATTTGGCACGGTGCCCGTACCCTGTTCCGCGATGTCTTCTCTGGGATTGATCCAGAACTGTCGCCGGAGCAAGTGGAATGGGGCTTCTATCAAAAAGTGGGCGATGTCACCACTCGCCGCAAGGAAGCTGTTTAG
- a CDS encoding DUF4350 domain-containing protein, with amino-acid sequence MIAIKRRQWFFLGFAVLVLLAIGLLMVAVAPSSRAGSSFDSSPWGTQQFYTYLEQQGLRVERWQHNYSNLKGKGHILIQITGRPIGWPPTLVAWLAQGNTLVRFYWHGEPTAAPFETRLSMPLGTVLIETRRRVPLQQGDRSLLRDDHGLIVYLRRSNTPHNHEQRILGVYPWLVANAYGGETGLANFAVVAQLLQEIAEPRTTLYFDEWLHGYRQRTSEEVPRERVPQTLFDYFSRTPWLAVGLQFALLLLLLLWQQSQRFGPPLLEKEPVTSNSAAYIEALAGVLRRAQQRQFVLEQLQDRFRYDLAQQLGLAASPPHLPQDSELLQAWQSATGRSPDPLQDLLRIRHRVDDAQLLRWLEQAANVLQTLKTTV; translated from the coding sequence ATGATCGCGATCAAGCGTCGGCAGTGGTTTTTCCTTGGCTTCGCTGTCCTTGTGCTGTTGGCGATCGGCCTCCTGATGGTGGCGGTGGCTCCCAGTAGCCGCGCTGGCTCCTCCTTTGATTCCTCTCCGTGGGGCACGCAGCAGTTTTATACTTACCTAGAGCAGCAGGGGTTGCGGGTGGAGCGCTGGCAGCATAACTATAGCAACCTCAAGGGCAAAGGGCACATTCTCATTCAAATCACTGGTCGTCCCATCGGTTGGCCACCGACCCTTGTGGCGTGGCTGGCTCAGGGCAATACGCTGGTGCGCTTTTACTGGCACGGCGAACCCACGGCAGCCCCCTTTGAGACGCGGCTCTCAATGCCCCTGGGCACTGTCTTGATTGAAACCCGCCGCCGCGTTCCTTTGCAACAGGGCGATCGCTCTCTCCTTAGGGATGATCACGGTTTGATTGTCTATCTCAGACGCTCTAATACTCCCCATAACCATGAACAGCGCATCCTTGGCGTCTATCCCTGGTTAGTGGCCAATGCCTATGGCGGTGAAACCGGTCTTGCCAACTTTGCGGTTGTAGCTCAGCTCCTGCAGGAGATAGCCGAACCGCGAACAACACTATACTTTGATGAATGGCTCCACGGCTACCGCCAACGCACTTCAGAGGAGGTGCCTAGGGAGAGGGTGCCTCAAACCCTCTTCGACTACTTCAGTCGCACCCCTTGGTTGGCTGTGGGGTTGCAGTTTGCCCTGTTGCTCCTCCTTTTGCTATGGCAGCAAAGTCAGCGTTTTGGGCCACCGCTGCTGGAAAAGGAACCTGTCACCAGTAATAGTGCTGCCTATATTGAGGCCCTCGCGGGGGTTCTGCGGCGGGCACAGCAGCGGCAGTTTGTCCTAGAACAGCTTCAAGATCGCTTTCGCTACGACTTAGCTCAGCAACTCGGCCTTGCAGCCAGTCCCCCTCATCTGCCTCAAGATTCTGAACTCCTTCAAGCATGGCAGAGTGCAACGGGGCGATCGCCTGACCCCCTTCAAGACCTGCTCCGTATCCGCCATAGGGTTGACGATGCCCAGTTGCTCAGGTGGCTAGAGCAGGCCGCTAATGTCCTACAAACTCTGAAAACGACTGTTTGA
- the fumC gene encoding class II fumarate hydratase: MTTETRLEYDSLGAVEVPADCYWGAQTARSLKYFAIGSQPMPLEVIHAMARLKRAAAIANRDLGVLDPEKAKWIIQAADEVIAGQWDDQFPLSIWQTGSGTQTNMNVNEVIANRAIELAGGVKGSKSPIHPNDHVNCSQSSNDTFPTAMHVATVLALQERLLPTLRHLLTVLQEKAAAFAEIIKIGRTHLMDAVPLTLGQEFTGYASQIAAGQAHIEYALQHLYPLAIGATAVGTGLNAPAGFGDRVAAELAQMTGYPFRKAENPFAALAAHDPLVMLSGALKTLAAALMKIANDIRWLGSGPRCGLGELTLPANEPGSSIMPGKVNPTQCEALTMVCVQVMGNDAAVGIAGSQGNFELNVYKPLIIHNVLQSIALLSDAVQSFTDHCLVGVEPNRQQIQTYVERSLMLVTALNPHIGYDKAAAVAKKAYSEGKTLKEAAVELGYLTAEEFDRWVRPERMLGEKGTS; encoded by the coding sequence ATGACAACTGAAACTCGCCTAGAATACGATTCCCTCGGTGCCGTTGAGGTGCCTGCGGATTGCTATTGGGGGGCTCAGACGGCACGTTCCCTCAAGTACTTTGCCATTGGCAGTCAGCCCATGCCCCTAGAGGTGATCCATGCCATGGCACGGCTCAAGAGGGCGGCGGCGATCGCCAACCGTGATTTGGGGGTTTTAGACCCTGAGAAAGCCAAATGGATTATTCAAGCCGCCGATGAAGTCATTGCAGGACAGTGGGATGATCAGTTTCCCCTCTCCATCTGGCAGACGGGTAGCGGCACTCAAACGAATATGAATGTCAATGAGGTAATTGCCAACCGTGCCATTGAGCTGGCGGGAGGAGTGAAGGGGAGCAAAAGCCCCATCCATCCCAACGATCATGTGAACTGTAGCCAGTCCTCCAATGACACCTTTCCCACGGCCATGCATGTTGCCACAGTCCTTGCCCTGCAGGAGCGCCTGCTGCCAACGCTGCGCCATCTCTTGACGGTATTGCAGGAAAAGGCAGCTGCCTTTGCGGAGATTATCAAAATTGGCCGTACCCATTTAATGGATGCCGTCCCCTTGACCCTAGGTCAGGAATTCACTGGTTACGCCAGTCAAATTGCGGCCGGTCAAGCCCATATTGAATATGCCCTGCAGCATCTGTATCCCCTTGCCATTGGCGCTACAGCAGTAGGGACGGGGTTGAATGCACCCGCTGGTTTTGGCGATCGCGTGGCAGCAGAATTAGCCCAAATGACGGGGTATCCCTTTCGCAAAGCTGAAAATCCCTTTGCCGCCTTGGCAGCCCATGATCCCCTCGTGATGCTCAGTGGTGCTCTCAAAACCCTGGCTGCCGCACTGATGAAAATAGCCAACGATATTCGTTGGTTGGGCTCGGGACCGCGCTGTGGTCTGGGGGAATTGACGTTACCTGCCAATGAACCGGGGTCATCGATTATGCCCGGCAAGGTGAACCCCACCCAATGCGAAGCCTTGACGATGGTGTGCGTTCAGGTCATGGGCAACGATGCAGCGGTGGGAATAGCGGGCAGCCAAGGAAATTTTGAGTTAAATGTCTATAAGCCCTTGATCATTCACAATGTGCTGCAATCTATTGCCCTCCTGAGTGATGCGGTTCAATCGTTTACCGACCATTGCTTGGTGGGAGTTGAGCCAAATCGGCAGCAAATTCAAACCTATGTGGAGCGATCGCTGATGTTGGTGACGGCTCTCAATCCCCACATAGGCTATGACAAGGCGGCAGCAGTCGCGAAAAAGGCCTACAGTGAGGGTAAAACCCTTAAGGAAGCGGCTGTGGAATTGGGCTATCTCACTGCTGAGGAGTTTGACCGGTGGGTACGACCAGAGCGGATGCTTGGCGAAAAGGGCACCAGTTGA
- a CDS encoding 2Fe-2S iron-sulfur cluster-binding protein, whose translation MASKAEFVGTNIKFVNENKEIVAADGANLRLKAMETGVDLYTLKGKLFNCGGYGQCGTCIVEIVEGMENLSPRTPVEERKLRRKPENYRLACQTLVYGPVSVKTKPKG comes from the coding sequence ATGGCAAGCAAAGCTGAATTCGTGGGCACAAATATTAAGTTTGTTAACGAAAACAAGGAAATTGTTGCTGCTGATGGTGCGAATCTGCGCTTAAAAGCAATGGAAACGGGGGTTGACCTCTATACCCTTAAGGGCAAGCTCTTTAATTGTGGGGGCTATGGCCAGTGTGGCACCTGTATTGTTGAGATTGTCGAAGGCATGGAAAACCTCTCGCCCCGCACCCCTGTGGAAGAGCGCAAGCTCCGCCGTAAGCCCGAAAATTATCGTTTGGCTTGTCAAACCCTTGTCTATGGGCCAGTGTCTGTGAAGACAAAGCCAAAGGGCTAG